A window of the Ipomoea triloba cultivar NCNSP0323 chromosome 14, ASM357664v1 genome harbors these coding sequences:
- the LOC116003922 gene encoding protein AGENET DOMAIN (AGD)-CONTAINING P1-like: MVVCELPGDKGYVVQYKTLVTDDFSGPLTEAVPGAEIWPQPAQVNAAIFDMYEEVDAFDNDVWWVGKITGKIGNRYYVYFETTGDEILYHKDRIRVHLDWVHHSWVLTQIQIQPETRTQPVS, translated from the coding sequence ATGGTGGTGTGTGAGTTGCCCGGCGACAAGGGCTACGTAGTCCAATACAAGACTCTGGTGACGGACGACTTTTCCGGGCCGCTGACGGAGGCGGTTCCCGGCGCCGAAATCTGGCCGCAGCCGGCGCAAGTGAACGCCGCCATTTTTGACATGTACGAGGAAGTGGACGCCTTCGACAATGACGTTTGGTGGGTCGGCAAGATCACCGGGAAAATCGGGAACCGTTACTATGTCTACTTCGAGACCACCGGCGACGAGATTCTTTATCACAAAGATAGGATCAGAGTCCATCTTGATTGGGTTCATCACTCGTGGGTTCTCACCCAAATCCAAATCCAACCCGAAACCCGAACCCAACCcgtttcttga